The DNA region GCACGAGCAAAAAAAGCTAATAATTCCATTATAATTAACTGCCCACTTAATTCCAACGAATGGAGTCGGTCAAAACCTTATGACCCacttgtgtatatatatacacacacatatattaaCCGAAACTTCGATTCCGTACACTATTCACGAGAATTACATCAAGTAATTTATCGAAATACAAGACCAAATAAATTTGCAATCTAAAATATTAACATGATATCTTTTTACTTTTCGATCATCTTATAATAGAGAAGATTGGTATAAAATGAAACTTTCCTTTAAATGATAGtatttgataatatatatatatatatatatatatatatacaatagaAACTTAAAGACAATATTCCCTCGCGAGGGACATAATCGCCCATAGTTGTCGATTGGAATCCGAAGTTCCAGTTCTggagaaaaataagaagagcTGGTTTTATAAGCGCATCTTGGTTATAGGCTCGCTCACTTCAAAAATAATCACGAGGCATCCGGAGGTACGAGATTAGGATGATCAAAGTTGCTACGTTGTGTCCCGGGGCCGGTTATGATGCGGCCCCTCACAAGGATTGTTTCGCCATACATGTTAATTTATATGCTTAATGATAGAGGTGGAGATAAGGCGTACAGGATTGGGAAGATGTAAGGACAACAGCCCTGTCAGGCTCAACAGTAATTGGCCTCACTATTTGTTGATCTTAATTAATGTAGATATAATTTATGTCGAGCATCATATAGAATAAATAATCTCAATAAATGGCATATTCGCACATTTGCAAAAATGTACATCCCTCTACCTGATAGCCCCTGGAGACCTAATCGTGATGGCAATCATGTTATGATCGTGAAGCCTTCCATCAACCGGTGCAATCTCGAATTAATTGTTACCTTTGTACTACTACTATCCCATAATAGCATCGACCCAATTCGTTTACCTCATCTCAATGCTGGGTAAGCATCTTCATTTATTATAAGATCTCCATCACATGTATCCCTTTCTGCATATAAACACTACGGAAGAAACTTTGAAGGGGAAGGAGGAAAGAAAACGAGAAGAGCCATTGCACCCTCAAAACCTCCCCAATCATCACACAGGAACGGGAATTGGTTTTCAGCCAATAGGCAGTGGACATCTCGTGGCCTTACCAGAAATTGAAAGTCAGGAAATAGAAGACAGCAGCTTAGAATCCACACCAAGCACATTCCATTTACAAAAAGGGTACAACTCTATCATTATGtcccatatatatttcacttTCAAACATGGAGAGCTACTCAACAAAGGGCAGAAAAAGGCAAAACAGAAACAAACTACCTATAAAAGTTCACCATTTAGTTGATTTACATTTAGCCGATAATCCGCTGCTATTGAAATAGGGCTGGAAGGTTCTCATGACTTCCTCATACGTTGGCCTCTTGTAGTCCACTGCCTGTCATCATTTTCAAACGACATGACACAGAGCCGGGATTGGGACAAAGTTATGTTATTGCAGTCAGGAAGATATATTAAGGCGAACTTCAATAAGTTATGAGATGAGCTGTTGCAGTCAGATTACCTGCTCTATAACTTCTTCAAGGCTTGCCCATTTCCACTCTGCAAATTCCATGTCCGCTTCCCCATTCCCCAAGTTGATCTCGCTGTCATCGTCTCTTGTAAGTCTCATCAGAAACCTGCCCATCCTCCAGGTTCATTAGAAGATGATAAACCCTCTTAAAGCTAATGCTTTCAAAATCAGACTACAGCGTATCATTCAGAAAGGGGCGTTCCTATATCGGCAGACACTTCAGACTAGAgtatctatatgtatatatgcaaaATTATGTAGCTCAAAGCCAAAGAGTAGACTAAAGAGAGAATACAGAATTGAGCCAAGAGAATGCTTAACCAAAGGCGATGCTGGTATGTATGAACTGAAAGTGAATTGAACAACTGCCCATATAAAAGGATGCATTCAGCTCATACAAAAGTACCATTCCAAGTAACTTAACTACTTCATACCAACAGAAACCTAACATCTACCACCAAATACAGCATAAAATAGGATACTGACTACTGAGGTTTTTAAAGTTTCTCGGTTGCTTTCATTTGGGTAAATCAGTTTCCCTGATACTTCACCTCACCTTAAACTGTCATGAGGTCCTGTATGAATAACAGTGagcatgaaatatttttcctcCAATTAATACATATCATGAATGCAGATTCCCGATGATCTAGGAAGTGTATCTGCAGATAGGGGAGTGGGAGAAGAGACAGAGAAAGAAGGCGCACCACTTTTGTGCTTGCCCATGCCATTCACCACCCCAGAGACGATTCACTTTTGCTTTCACAGCTGGGGGGAAGTCATTGGTTAACCAACTCGGAACCTGCAGTAATTTAAGAAGTACATCAACCACAAATTAAATGTCATTGTCTCAAGAATTTAATCTCAAGAAGGCTCGTCTGGCAATCAACCACTACTGAAGCTATGGTTGAGAAGCTGCCCCATGTTGACAGGCTGGCTGCAGGACCGAGTACACGAATCCAATATGTAATGGAGGTTTGTGGAGAAGAAACCATAAATCTTTAACTTGTGCTCCTCGATCTTATCTCAgtcatttattttataaaagagTGGCTGGAATTACCTATGTTGAAGAGTAATCTATCTCTAGAAGAATGGTGCTATTAGAAAGATATGACGTTATTTGTGAACATCCAATAATGAAAAATGTGGCAGGACAATAAAATTAGAGGTATTAGACAAGTATCATGATCTGGGAAATTTCTCAATAAGAGCCAAATGAAGAATGACAGTATGACTAGAGACAAACCTCTGCAATAATTTCAGCTGACACTACTCCAGTTTCTTCTCGTAGTTTTCTGATGGCAGCGAGTTTTGGTTCCTCACCATCCTCTATGCTACCCTGAGATTCACAATCCCATAAAAATTTTGTGTTAGTACCTGAGAAAGACGATTATCTGGAGCTCAAATTCAGTGAATTACGGGAAAATGACGGACAGGATTCTGGTAAGCTCTTGAATCCCGTACTTGTACACCCAAAGTGTGAAAGAATCCCAGATTTATCATGTGAACCAAAAATTTCTTCCCATGTTATAGCTAAAGTAAATGTCCTTGCACCGAATAAATTGATAAGAGTTTGCATCATGCTAAAAGCTCTGACACTTTCGAGGGGACCGCAGACAGACATCACAGATGTTACTCTGTGTGTGTACAATTGACTTCTCGCTCGCTGCATTTATCTCATTAACCAAGAAAGAGACCTCCCAACTCAGGCAGCAAATGCAAAAGAAGCAGGCAACCAAATTGAGACAACTTTTGACAGCATTGTCTGGCTATAATGAGCATCGAGATAAGTCTTCAGAACTGCAGTGTATGTCAAAACTCCACGGGTGGTGGATATTACTAACACTCCATCGATGATTCAGCTTGTAAGTGCATTCTCATAGTGGAAACGAGATTCTTTTCAGAGAGAAGATATAATTGTAAAGCAAAGCAAAGTGAAAAGCCAGCAGAATATCACCTGAGGCATCTGCCATGCTCCCGGAACATTTAATCTAGAAGCCACGAACACCTGCAACAATAATATACTCTTTACATCACTTTGAATTTAACGCAATCGAAACAACAATTtgaattatcatttttatgaaattaatcCGTAGCAATCCTCGGGGCCTATATTTCTAGAAGGAAATAGACCTAAGTTTTTGCCCAAAAAGGAATCTTGCTAAAACTGATTTGGAATTCatggaaaaatatgaaaagttgCAGAATACtaaatcattatatttttcttaattttcgtaacttattatttattatataaattttacagaaatttctcaaactcaaattatcaaatatgtggattgtattatattagttgaaaatacaatgaaattaaattagttaaatatatataatcttggAAATAGAGAGAATGGGGATCGATCATAAAGTTGATtgaaaatctgaaaaaaaaaataccagCCGTGAAATTTCAGCAGAAAACCACTGGAAGGCGAAAAATCCATGTTAAGTGACTTATACTAAGTTCGACCTTCGACTGCAATTTTCAAGCATTAAGTTGTATCCAGAGGTTTCCTAATTGAACGTGTACGGAAATTCAAAAGAAGCACTATCCAGTCGATGATTGCAATCTATCCTGCTCCGCATCGAAACTAATTCCAGCCAGTCAAAAATTATAAGTGGAACATTGGGCTACTAAGACGCGCAAAAATTTCCCAACTTCGATAATTGTAATTTATCTATCAAAAGCCAAAGAAATTCATCATCAGGCAGTTTAGTCATTATTATCTGGAGGTCCTAACCAAAGCAGCACAgttgcgtttttttttttccatttaaaacaagcagaaggagaagaaaggaTCATCTTGTCCTTTGTCCTTTCTTCAAAATCAGCTCAACTTCATAGCCTAAATTGATTTAGTttttaaaagggaaaaagaaaaactaggCAAGTCtcagaaaaaaattcacagcACACAGCACTTCGATGCAGACTAAGCAAACAATAGCCACAACTTTAATCACCGAAacagagcgagagagagagagagagagagagagagagagagagagagagagagagagcagagcAGAGCTCAATTCGAGCTCGCGTTCTTGGATTAAACATAAGATGAGAGCGTTGGAGGCAGAGAGGCTACCTTATCATCGGAGTTGATGAGGCAGACGCCGAAGTTGGGGCGGTAACCGGCCGGCAGACCATCCATCTCTCCACGTTCAGCTCTCTTGCCTCCTGCTTCGGAAAAGCtcagaaggagaagaaggggaaggGGTGACTTTACCTGGGAATGGGTGACGCTGACTTTTTAACATTCCAAAGTGCGCTCTCTCCCAGCCCCactttcgtttttttttttaaatagtgTAGGGCAATAATAGGCACTCTTACTTATTAATCTcgttattttaatatttaataaaattatttgtatctttattattagttatttataagttttttttcatttttataactgaaaaagaaaggggCAGATATGACATCTatttgcccaaaaaaaaaaggtaattaTCGTTTGAGTATATCCGTGAGTTGAGAAATTATtgagaagataaaaaattgtgattttaggtaaatttgtttaaacattttttatagAGTATTTGTTTCTTATGCAAGGGGCTCATCTCGTGGTTTTGGTCTGCTGCCGACCACGTGTATCCTTCTTCACATATCAATGCTGCCCAACTTGATGCGAGTAATAAACGATCACGAGATAAGGTATAATTGATAAATTGAGCTCTAAATGATTGGACTCTACATGATGCAATGAAAACACCTCGAGATAAGATCCAGACTCACAGTTGAATATGGAGtaatttcaattaataagTTGATATCTCCCCCTAAAAAAGGGAAATGAAAGTAATAAATGAAttgtataaattaaataaataagtaagtAAAAGCGCGTTAGAATCATAGCAAGCAGGCAGGCAGCAGCTGCTTCTGCTTTGTCCTCCTTTTGTCTTATCGTGCGCACCCCTCCAAAGTGGAGAGTTTGACTTTCTCTGCAATTAATAAATCAGATGCTCATCATTTATGATCCGAGCAATGTTATGGTGCGCACCGGTACACGGTACTACCGTGCACTCCTCCCTTTCTATTGGCTCTTGATAAGATGACTATTTTATTTGGATAGTGGATGGATTGGCACACTATGCGACAAGATATACGAAATGGATAttcatatttaataatttatcagTGCGCGCATCATCTTCAACCTCATAGTAAAAGGTTGATCCAACTACTCGTAACGACCGAGACGATTCCTCAAATGAATCAAATTAGAAGCACCCTTCTGAGGACCCAATGTTGCATATGATTTTGGTAAGGTTGGGAAAAAAACCTCCCGAATAAGATTCGTCCATGTAAGAGTCGATTCTTATCAAATATGAATTGGATTAATCGAAACATGTCAGAATCCTATTGGATATAAATGTGATTATCTACATATGTTGTAAGGTCCATTTCCTGGATCTGTAAATATACCATTGAACAATAATAAAACTGATAATAAAACGGAGATTGCTTTCAATTAGAGCGTGAAGGTGACATTCATATGTTGAGATGGCGCCGATCTTTGCTCGTTTTTATAGCAAAAAACCACTTCAAGATTATTTCATGTTTGTTCTCTTTTATCTAACAGGTGATTGTGGCATATCAAACAGCAAACAACGATGGCAAAGATTCGAGGATATTCGGTTTTTATAAGTAGGGTGTATTTTTCCTAAAAATGAAAGACCGACCTCAGATCTgacatgaaaaaggaaaaggaaattttGTATATAAATCTCTTGCATGCATTTTAAAGTAGCGACTAGGGAGGATTTTTTGAGAGGACAACGGGTTTGCCCCTAGAGAATTTTTAGATTAAAActcattttgtattttatcATCACATTTTTTGGGATAAAATAAATTAGTATTAACCTGATTTTATTAACCGATTCTTTTTTCTGATTACAAGGGAGACGCATAGatctagtataataaaattaaatctcAATTAATTCTCAatcttaatagttaataaagatGCATTGATAGTCCCACCACGAGTATTGAATatgaaatctcttaattatcatatgaGAACATGCATCACTGCTGATATGGATCTGATATGTTGGACTGATGAGTTCGAACTCCATCCCATGGAGTGCCTATGTATCTCGCTGTATTGAGAATGAGAGCTGGACGTAGTTCTTAATTTGTGGGATGGAgcattttttcttgaaattagCAAAACAAGCAATATATGGGATAACTCGGCAAACTCGATTGCATGACCTAAATGGTGTAAACCCATAATAATTTAACAGTTAACACAATAGTTTAACAACCATGCCTATTGTTTCATTATAGGATAATGACATCATCTTCTTAAAATAGGGCAGTGACACTCATGTTCAAGAACGCTAACACATcctgtgaattttaaaaatggatTCTGCATCACCGTCATGAAGGGGTATAATGTCATCCAAAACTTTTTAGGGTTTTctagtaaataaaaaatttacagggATGTCAATGCCTCGAATATAGGGTATGACTCTTCTATAACGAAACTACAtggatttggaaaaaaaatttaaaatactaaaaggacccttccctctctctttcatttctttaatGGAAGAATTCTTGCACAAAGTAacaatgtcctaggacttaggGGGTCCTGTGTTTGACCTCTATCTCACCCATTTAATTTTGTCCATTATTCAATATAAATGAGAACCCTTAGAACGGTCATTCACTTGGCAATGAGTTCGCTTAGAAACTGGCCCATTTTATGGACTTCCTGGTCCAATTATGAATTTCAGTCCTTAAGACAGATCCGGACCGGGAAGGGTGCCACTTTTGGGTCCGACTGGCCGAGCCTATCGATCTGTCCAATTCTAATAACAATAGTTTCGAAGCAATGGGGATTCGAAGCCAGGGACTACCACCCGAGTTGAGATATTAtcgggccgtttggattcggaATTAAAGTCAacgaaattttaattttgattttaactgaggaagaagacaaaagTTTTATTACCGTTGTGGGCCCCTTCATCTGATCGAAATTGACTTTCAGTGTTCTTGGCAAAAGACAGAGGACCGGCCCCCCCACCCCTTTGCAACCGTCTTCTTCCCCTGCGACACAACGCCGGCCCCCCcatccttcttcctcctctgctCGACATCTCAAGGTTAATAACACCTAATCTCTTCTACCGTGCTTGTCGTCTGCGAGAAAGAGTAGCCCCTACACCTACCTCTGCCAAGAATCGTGTTGGCAGTGCATCTTGCGCTTCTTACGAACAAAGCCGGTCCCCTACCAGAGGAAGTTCTCTTCTTAAGAAGTGGCTGAGCTCACTTCCAACACCCACATCGACATTATAGGTAATTTCTGCGACCTATTTCTTGTCCAATTTGACTTGTATCGTTGAATTCCAGGTTAGGGTTTGGAGAATGTCACTGCCGTTACTGAGGGTCGAAGCattcttcgattttttttgttaatttccgTTGGATTGTGTTCTGAATTGCATTTGTTTGGTTAATTTGTTGGACCAATTTCATGTCACCGAACCTGTTGTTTATTACTGTCGTTTGTTGCTTAACATAGAGCACAATCTGATATGTACATTAGTTGTTCGATGAAATGTATGTGAGAAAGTAGAGTATCTGAACTTGTTATAACTTACGGATTGTTcagttggttttttttttaactccgATTTCACTTTGCTTGTTGTTCGAGCAGGTCTGTATGAAAGTTCGATTTATTGGCAGCTCTGTTTCTGTGCTCTGTACTGCATTTGTTCGATGATATGCAGTACAGAAATTGTACTGATCGAAAAGAGTTGTAACTTATGCACGCTTCAGTTCGTTTGTCTGTTGTTGAACTCAAATTTCACTTCGCTTATTGTAATTGGCAATAGAGTATGACCTCTGTTTCCTGGCAGCTATGTTTCGCTGATATTACAGACCTTGTGTTCGCTGAATTGGCCTGATATTGTGCTGGATCGAAACATTGTCTCTCGGATTGTTCAGTTCGTTTGTTTTTTGATGTACTCCAATTTTTACTTTGCTTGTTGTATGAGCAGGTCAGTATGAAAGTTTGTTTATTTGCATCTCTGTTTCTCTGATCTGTACTGCATTTGTTCGATGAAATGCAGTACAGAAATTGTACTGATCGAAAATTGCAGATGATTTATGAAACTGTCagttcgttttttttttttgttgtacTCCGATATTTACTTTGCTTGTTGTATGAGCAGGTCTGTATGAAAATTTGGTTTATTGGCAGATGTCTTTCTGTGATCTGTACTGCATTTGTTCGCATGACATGCAGTACATAAATTGTACTGATCGAAAAGAGTTGTAACTTATGCACGCTTCAGTTCGTTTGTCTGTTGTTGAACTCAAATTTCACTTCGCTTATTGTAATTGGCAATAGAGTATGACCTCTGTTTCCTGGCAGCTTTGTTTCGCTGATATTGCAGACCTTGTGTTCGCTGAATTGGCATGATATTGTGCTGGATCGAAACTTGTCTCTCGGATTGTTCAGTTCGTTTGGTTTTTGATGtactctaatttttaatttgcttGTTGTATGAGCAGGTCAGTATGCAAGTTTGTTTATTTGCAGCTCTGTTTCTCTGATCTGTACTGAATTTGTTCGATGATGTGTGTGAATCTGATCTGTACTGCATTGGACTGATATTTGCGCTTACCAGTTCGTGGTTTCATAATGGTAGTTACGTGCGTGGCTTTGTAAGTTTTTGCTGCAGCATTTAGAAAGAGATGGCCCCCAAGGGTGATGGAATACTTGAGTGGACAGATGCATTGGAGAGTGCTTTCATTGACGTGTTGCTTGAGAAGTTCACAAGGACGCATACTACatcttgaaaagaaaaggattggCAACAAATGAATAAGGAGCTGGAAAAGCAATTTCCAGGCACCACTCTCGGCATCAAGAAGTTGCAGCAGAAGCTTCGCAGGCTGCGGACCCAATACACGCAGTTCACTGAGCTTGTTTCGCACACTGGTGTCTGTTGGGATGAGACAACCAACACGGTAAAGGCGAGTGCTCATGTGTGGGACAAATTTATTAAGGTATAGTAATAATAACCTGACTTACTGATGATTTCCAATTTGTATGTTTTTAGTGTAAGTCGTTACTGTGCAGctattcatttttatttaaatgcAGAAGAACAGTGGGTACAAGAGTTTCCAAGCAAAAGGCTTCAAGCATTACAACTCATTAAATGAGTTGTTTAGATCTAAGACAGCAACAGGTGCGTTACGAATTTCGTCTGCAGAACCACCAAAGAGCCCAAAAACTTATGCACGCATGGAAGAAGACTTCCTAGCAGCAGCGGCAAATCGGGGAAAAGAACCCGTCAATCTTGAAGAGGGCTCCGGCGATAGTGATGACCCGGTCCATGAGGTTACCGAACCTGTTGTTACAGCGTCCCGTCGGCAAGTGCGTAGAAGAAGTTGCAACGCTGACTCCCGATTGCAAGAGTGCCTCGACATGTTGAAGTGCAATATGAGCAGgagggagaaggagagaaTTTGTACCCCTCCGACatcaaagaaaagtaaatctgTGACGAGCCCTCCGAAACCAGCTTCGGGTTCTATCGAGGAGTCGATGGCTGTACTGAATGTTTTGCGTCCACAACTGTCCATTGAAGAGTACCTCGTGGCCAATGATTGTCTAGCAAAGGATGAGCAGACAAGGCGTATGTTCATGTGCTTGCTCGATGATACAAGGCTTCCATGGGTTCGTCGGCTTGTTGCCCCTTGAGTGGGCATGATGCATCCTCAACTCTATCGTAATTTCGTCTCGTTTAAATGCTATGACATTAAATAAACACTTCCCTTTTATATTTGTTGTGTGTGCAAGTACGTTGCTTTGATTGTTTGCCTTGGTTATATGTGAATGCTGTGCTATTTGTCTATTTTGTTTGTGCATAATTTCTTGCATTCGTATACAGTGGTTGAAACTTGATTCGTTTCACCGTAAAAATCCAACTTACGTAGTTGATGCCATTTTGTTTCTCACTATAGTCTGCTCAGCAAAAAGGAAGGCACGATGCCAAGACATGGTAATTCACGACGAAATGAAACTCAACCAAGTGATGAAGAAGATTACGACAATGAGCTTATGTGGATTTATCTTGCGCTTGAGAATGCAGCGGCTGAACAACATGTCCCGCGCAACATTCCTTGTAGAACCTCAACGCTACAAGGTAGACATTACATAGAGGAAGTTCTTGCCAATGACACAAGGTGTTTCGAGAATTTCAGGATGAACCCTCACGTATTTCATAACTTGTGCGATACGCTAAGGGCAAACTGTAGAATCAGAAATACCAGGAAAGGTACAACCGTCGAGGAAATGGTCGGCATGTTCTTAATGGTTGTTGGACATAGTACGCGATTGTCTATGGTTGCCGAACGCTTTCAGCATTCTAAGGAGACGGTGTCACGGCTCATCAAGGTAATAGTTAGAGGAATTCATTCATTGTCACCAACATACATAAGACGAAGGAACGTTGACGTGCAGCCTGAAATTCAGAGATGCCGAAAATGGTACCCATTCTATAAGGTATGAGCAGTAGAATGAGATATTAATTTGGCAGTTAAgttttccaattaatttgtaattcgTATTCTTTCCATTATTCTCGTAGAATTGCATTGGAGCAATCGATGGAACACACGTGTCGGCTACTGTTCCTTCATCGGTGAGAGGCACGTATCGCGATCGAAATAACGAGATTACGCAAAATGTTCTCGCCGCTTGTTCGCATGACATGATGTTCACACATGTCGTGACTGGATGGGAGGGTTCAGCTCACGACTCGAGAATTTTGTCCGATGCCGCTACATTGCAGACATTCCCCGCTCCATATGGTGGTAAGTTCTTACTCATATCGCATGTTTTGTTGTCAATCGCGTATGTATTTCCATAATTACATTTTACAACTCTTATATATTAGatcaatatttataatattgcagaacaatattatgttgttga from Punica granatum isolate Tunisia-2019 chromosome 3, ASM765513v2, whole genome shotgun sequence includes:
- the LOC116201786 gene encoding uncharacterized protein LOC116201786 encodes the protein MNKELEKQFPGTTLGIKKLQQKLRRLRTQYTQFTELVSHTGVCWDETTNTVKASAHVWDKFIKKNSGYKSFQAKGFKHYNSLNELFRSKTATGALRISSAEPPKSPKTYARMEEDFLAAAANRGKEPVNLEEGSGDSDDPVHEVTEPVVTASRRQVRRRSCNADSRLQECLDMLKCNMSRREKERICTPPTSKKSKSVTSPPKPASGSIEESMAVLNVLRPQLSIEEYLVANDCLAKDEQTRRMFMCLLDDTRLPWVRRLVAP
- the LOC116202066 gene encoding nudix hydrolase 25, producing MDGLPAGYRPNFGVCLINSDDKVFVASRLNVPGAWQMPQGSIEDGEEPKLAAIRKLREETGVVSAEIIAEVPSWLTNDFPPAVKAKVNRLWGGEWHGQAQKWFLMRLTRDDDSEINLGNGEADMEFAEWKWASLEEVIEQAVDYKRPTYEEVMRTFQPYFNSSGLSAKCKSTKW